In the Sandaracinus amylolyticus genome, TGGACGAGTCCACGCCCGCGTGGCCGATCGCCCGGCGCGCGAAGGACGGCGCGCCCAACGTGCTGATCTTCGTCCTCGACGACGTCGGCTTCGGACAGCTCTCGTGCTTCGGCGGGCTCTGCGAGACGCCGAACCTCGATCGGCTAGCGGCGCGTGGCCTGCGCTACACGAACATGCAGACCACGGCGCTCTGCTCGCCGACGCGCGGCGCGCTGCTGACCGGGCGCAACCACCACACGATCGGCCTCTCCGCGATCACCGAGCTCTCGATGGGATTTCCCGCGCACAACGGGATGGTGGGATTCGAGCACGGATTCTTGTCGGAGATGCTGATCGAGCACGGATACAACACGTTCGCAGTCGGCAAATGGCATCTCACGCCGCCGGAGGAGGCCACTCCGGCAGGTCCTTTCCATCGCTGGCCGCTCGGGCGCGGATTCGAGCGCTATTACGGATTCCTCGGCGGCGACACCGACCAATGGCATCCGGATCTCATCGAGGACAATCGCTCGGTCCGCGCGCCGCGCACGCCGGAGGAGGGCTATCACCTCAATGCCGATCTCGCCGAGCGCGCGATTCAGATGATCCAGGACGCCGACGCGAGCGCGCCCGAGAAGCCCTTCTTCCTGCTCTACGCGACCGGCGCCGGGCACGCGCCGCACCACGTCGAGAAGGAGTGGATCGATCGATATCGAGGTCGCTTCGACGAGGGGTGGGACGCGCATCGAGCGCACGTGTTCGCGCGTCAGCTCCAGATGGGCCTGATTCCCGCGAACACGCGGCTCTCCGCGCGCGACCCCGACGTGCCCGCGTGGGACACGCTCTCGCCCGACGAGAAGCGGATGTACGCGCGGCAGATGGAGGTCTACGCGGCGTTCCTCACCCAGACCGACTACCACTTCGGTCGAGTGCTCGAGTACCTCGAGCGCCTCGGTGAGCTCGACAACACGCTGATCATCGCGATCTCCGACAACGGTGCGAGCGCCGAGGGTGGCCTCCACGGCACGTGCAACGAGATGTTGTTCTTCAACGGCGCGCCCGAGCGCCTCGAGGACAACCTCCGGCACTACGACGACTGGGGCGGTCCCGACACGTTCCCGCACTACAGCTGGGGCTGGACGTGGGCCGGCGACTCGCCGTTCCGGCGCTGGAAGCGCGAGACCTATCGCGGCGGCACGAGCGATCCTTGCATCGTGTGCTGGCCGCGGAGGATCCGCGCGGCGGGCGAGGTCCGGACGCAGTACACGCACGTCATCGACGTCGTGCCCACGGTGCTCGAGGCGCTCGGTCTCGACGCGCCGCGCGCGATCCGTGGTGTGACGCAGTCGGCGATCGAAGGCGTCAGCTTCGCGCACACGCTCGACGACGGAGACGCGCCGAGCGCGCACGTCACTCAGTACTTCGAGATGTTCGGACACCGC is a window encoding:
- a CDS encoding arylsulfatase; the encoded protein is MASDYDEYEPGQPFPGHIGMTVDESTPAWPIARRAKDGAPNVLIFVLDDVGFGQLSCFGGLCETPNLDRLAARGLRYTNMQTTALCSPTRGALLTGRNHHTIGLSAITELSMGFPAHNGMVGFEHGFLSEMLIEHGYNTFAVGKWHLTPPEEATPAGPFHRWPLGRGFERYYGFLGGDTDQWHPDLIEDNRSVRAPRTPEEGYHLNADLAERAIQMIQDADASAPEKPFFLLYATGAGHAPHHVEKEWIDRYRGRFDEGWDAHRAHVFARQLQMGLIPANTRLSARDPDVPAWDTLSPDEKRMYARQMEVYAAFLTQTDYHFGRVLEYLERLGELDNTLIIAISDNGASAEGGLHGTCNEMLFFNGAPERLEDNLRHYDDWGGPDTFPHYSWGWTWAGDSPFRRWKRETYRGGTSDPCIVCWPRRIRAAGEVRTQYTHVIDVVPTVLEALGLDAPRAIRGVTQSAIEGVSFAHTLDDGDAPSAHVTQYFEMFGHRALYHDGWRAVCPFPGPSLTEAASRGWQFGRTSLTREVLEELDRTGWQLYHLISDPSETHDLAEEQPEVLRSMIRHWYVEAGRCGVMPLAAADVQRLLVPRPKLARPRDRYVLHPGGAPVPFAAAPRIYNRPHSITAEVRIPEGGAEGVILAHGNRHGGYSLHLADGRLHYVYNYLGLRYTKVSSNVVVPSGEHTLRYEFEPTGAPDFTSGRGVPGNGRLYLDGRLVGSAPLPFTVPLVFGLTGLSCGHYHYDSVIPSEHRAPFDFTGELVEVVIDMSGALTRHPQRDLDRLVAQQ